The sequence below is a genomic window from Bombus fervidus isolate BK054 chromosome 2, iyBomFerv1, whole genome shotgun sequence.
acataTTTGTGGAAATCTTATACCGAAACATTTTGTTTGTTTAGATTACATATGATGTATAATGTATGatggtaaatttaatttagacTGTATTGTGATACTTGTTTATCTTGTCGTTATTGACTATCCAACCATAGATTTATCTACAAGTatctatttgcatattattgcatatttatatataaggaaattagtaaaatcaattaattattaccTTAAATGAATCATATAAAAAAggtgtaaatataaaacacttatataacaaaataacttATAGGAACTATGTTTTAGTGAATCTAGTATTCTAGGTACATAATAGTCATCTTGTTGATTTATGTTATCAATTAATATGATTCCATTGCTTTGCACATGCAAATAAACTGGATACTCCTGTAGGGAGAAGAATGCTAtgcttataatttttataaaataatataatagttaCATTCCTAATTTagctatgtatatatatttttatttaaatgattatttattatgtgcTTATTTCTCTTAAACACTTCTGAcataataacattatatacatatttcaaataatttatgtaataagtTGTGgttttaatcaaaattgtctattttatatcttctgTAATTATGAGTACTGAAAAGTTTGACCCCCATAATAAGGAAAATATGGCTCACTAAagaaaaagttaatttttttttatatgatatCTTCACAGGGTGGTGATGGACGTGACAACAGAAATTCTAAGAAACAAATTATCATGAAGTCAAACGAGTGGAAATTCAGGGTAACTTGTAGCGGTCTTTTTTTGCTCTATTCACTTTTAATAGCTTTGCAACAGGCCAGTGGAGTAATATCACTTTTGGAACGCAAAACATGTTTTCATCatcatacaaaatatacatatttataatattttggcTGACATCATTGAGTCATACCAAATAGTAGTCTTGTTTAGCAGGATTacattatttactatattatacttatttcTGCAAAATCATAACTAACATgaattaatactaatatttaattttgacaTATTCTACAAGGGAATGATTTAAAGTTTTAGATATATTGTCTAAacactttaaatattttatttagatattCATTGCATGTAAATATACAtgcaaaatttcatatttaaagaaacaatGCACTGAAACTATATGTATGTCCACTGTTTAGCAAATTTCTttccatatataaatatataacatagtaTGCATGCAACAAATCAAGGGTTATAtagaatgttaaaaaatattaatcattcATCTTATACATTTTATGGGGTTGCTTGAAGATATGAAATACTAGGGAATAATGATATATGAATTGTTTAATACAGATACTTAAGTCTCATATTCTTCTTGCATGAATTAATTTCTCAGAAAtacaagtattttaatatatataatatatattatattatattatattatattatattatattatattatattatattatattatattatattatattatattaaatatatttatatatattgtaacattACATTTTACAAAGTAGCACAtattaatgaaacaaaatttcatataattttgcaatAAGCAATTAACAAAGCTGTAAACAACAAATATATTGTAACTGAAGCTGTGTGTTTAGTAATTATCAGAAGGTTATCAGAAGTTAGATAACCTACATGAATATTGCAAAATTAATATCACAATTCATCGAGGGGGGCCTTCCGTGCATtcatactataatatttaccATCATTGTCTACTGaatgcaatttattttaataaatatcttaaatttaaatattttaataaatttactgGTATCCTTTTTAAGATGTTAATAACAAGTCACCACaacattttaaaaagaaataagcaCAATGAAGGCATATTGGTTTAAtgaagatttaattaaaataacacaattattattgttatgaAAATGTAGTCTTTGATAAGTAATCTCCAAATACAATAGATTGTAATgaggaagaaatattattattaaaataattcttgtcaaaaattcattttaattttacataaatttctgAATAGTTGGGTATTTTCAGGATTTTGTGCCCGACCTCTCTACAGTGAGTATAAGAACAACAAGATTGTAACGTTTGTCGAGTGTAACGTTTGTAATTATAACTCGATGAACAATTTGAGTTGTTATATCATTCTTagttttttacaaaattttctttgtagGACTAACAAAACTTATGTTTATTGCTATATAGCACAATGGTATCCCCATGAATGAATGAATGAATGAACTATTTGGTCATAGCATATTGATACCTGTATGAGAGggcaaaatattaatataatagcattctacatacatttttaataatctacATACACATAATGGGATACACACTTGTATGTTATATGGGTACTAATTATTATGTTGCTAAATATGTCGTTGTCCAAATATATTACTAATCATGAAATGCCTATCTTCTTAATGAAACAGTGCTTTGACAAGATAAAATTGTGGTTGTGTTATTTAGGCAATAGAATGTTATGCGAATAAAATGATTTGCAAacagatattattttttaaatattaacatcAATTAGCTTCTTTGAAACGTATTTATTACAGATAAGTTTATTaagataattttatcattattaccTCTCTGAACACAATGCATTTGTGTTTGTTTAAAGAATTTCACTGTTTCCTATTATAATATCAATGGTAcatcaatatatttattatatattttgatcaTGACTACGAAGttctataactattttattttcccaAATATCCTTAAAtgttttcatgaaaaattaagGTATCAGaatgcactgtgttctgtattgtaatttataagtTTGAATTTTGCTTTACTTACATTTTCCTGTTGAATCTAACTGGGATGCATTTGCAACATATTGTTTTCGTTTTTATCTGTATGTACacacatacaatatatttttaacgaatatctCAATACATAGCCATTGTATTCATATTTTGTCCCCTCCAAAGAAAGAATCTTCTATTGTGTAAcatatcttttataaaaatatattttgaattatatacTCCTTCATTTATTGACCTTATAAAATGCTTTCTAAAAGGTctcaaaaattttaatggcaatattttcaaattgcaGGATATTTCCAGTTGCAAATGGACTTCAGAGATTCATACAATTTCatgagattaaaattaaattttatcttcttttttcagaGTCGTGCGCCTATTTCAGCAAAATTAGTAGCAAATATGTTGTCAGTAGCAGGAGCTGATCACATTATTACAATGGATTTGCATGCTAGTCAAATACAAGGATTTTTTGATATTCCAGTTGACAACTTATTTGCTGAACCAGCTGTTTTGAAAtggattaaagaaaatattatagaatgGCGAAATAGCATCATTGTTTCTCCAGATGCTGGTGGTGCTAAaaggtaaaatttaaaattagcaTTAATCTAAAGCAAATATATTATGGGAAAATTATCTCAACAGGGTAACATCTATTGCTGATCGATTAAATGTTGAATTTGCTCTTATAcataaagaaaggaaaaaggcaAATGAAGTTGCTAGTATGGTATTAGTTGGAGATGTAAAAGACAGAGTTGCTATTCTAGTAGACGACATGGCCGACACTTGTGGCACTATTTGTCATGCAGCAGAAAAGCTTTTAGAAGCTGGAGCAACAAAAGTATATGCCATTTTAACACATGGAATTTTCAGTGGCCCAGCAATTAGTAGAATTAACAACGCATGTTTTGAAGCTGTGGTAGTAACAAATACCATTCCTCAAGATGGCCATATGCAGGATTGTCCAAAGATACAGGTAgatgaataattataatatatatttaacatatttatatatttgtatacttGATTTTTGTATTGGTATATTTTAGTGTATCGATGTATCAATGATGTTCGCCGAGGCTGTAAGGCGGACTCATAACGGTGAATCTGTATCGTACCTGTTTTCAAATGTACCGTATTAGATGAAAATCTTCCTGATAATATACTCTTTCAAACTATGTAAGAAGAATGTAATCTTTTTACATCCGTTTATTGTTATTCTTAGTTTAGTTTAAACTAATTtgtctataaaagaaaattgggATAAGCACTAATATCCCATTTTTAATTTGGCaactatacatattttttttcaatagaAATGTGTAGAAAGTAAAACATTAAATAGCTAAAACATACTATATTGTccatttcgaaaaaaaaaagtaagttaataagtaatatatacaaaaagatTGTCACTTAATATGCAGAATACATCATTTTCCCATTTAGGACATATAGCTATTATATTGTTTCActtaaattgtataatttgttattgCGATATGAAATGACGTAATGATCCTGACGGTTGTGTAAAACTGTATGAGGACAAAGGGTATCGTAACGAGTGCAAGTAGccatttatacgatatatatatatatatataattaattacgccGTAGAGGCATATCTCATTTTTTACAGACATgtaaaaatttgcaatatgtatgtacaattTATCAACTGATAAGCATGTCAGAATAATTAACTTTTACAGCTCTAGtatgatgtattataatattctaatacACTGTGTActacgttgtatacaatagaAAAATGATGTCAAAATGacattgtatttttttcaagTATCTTTTACTACTacagtttttaaaaattaatgaacaaGTTGCTATTTATATGAACATATTTCTATTACCGGAAAAAATGATTGCCTCATTTAATAGAGGAAAGTGATTTTATAGTTAGCTTTGTATCAATATgatacaaagatataaatcaatataaataCAGCAATGTTTATAtgcaaatttttcttaattcgataaaagatGCCACCGGACGAtgaattgaatattatattaaatatctttaaaaaatgtaattttaattctttattactatataatagaaaaattatgtacatgatcattttactattaatttactattaatattttggatatattcgttaaatatttagaaagttatattatgtataaaatcTAACTGAAACAAGCTGTTACTTcactaattaaatattaagttgatttgtttaattttcggtattaattataacataTTGACCTACGGTATATAAGTTGCATTATAATACTCGGATATTATTATACACTATTGAACAGAATACAACTAATAAACATTGTTCGTTATATTGTAGTTGAAGTTATATCAGTCGATTGTAAAGAAGTTATTCATGACATATTTCTTAACTACAATACCAAATATTTTGTTGATATGACTAAGATTTTATATACACTTCAATATGATAGAAATATCTGATTTAATGTGTAACTTAATTTATAGTACTATGTGCAACAATTTATGATGATGAAATtgtgtaatttctatattcaaAATACATAGTACACAaggtttttataatttgtttagACATACATTTATgacaatttcttaaaataatataaattaaaacctTATCTAAGTACAAAACTGTTCTATTTACATGTCATTATGTGTAAATAAAGatatcataattataaaatttttatatttgtaaaaaatgtatgctaaatattattttcaacaattttttaatatcttcaagTGAACGAtactattttaaaatcataattttttttacatttgccttgtaattttcatttttttaggtaaaattgtaatacaaaaaatttatagaaatatacgaataaataaattaaaatttttatacgtttgtacataagaaatgtaacgaaatttatcgttatactttttaattttgtttatgatttaCAATGTTCAGGTGGTAATGTTATATCAAAGACTACTGGTGGATTACttggtaaataatttaaatcacACGTTGATGCATTTACATATATGATTTTCCCATCAGATGAGATGCCATACCCTAAAAATTATAAGCATGTAATTCAttcagaataaaaaaaaattttattttgtacctTCGTGTATATGACCAAAAACATGATACTTTGGTTTAACTCTATTTTGAACTGTAGAAAGTAACTCAACACATCCAGCTCTTACGCCACTACAACATAAATCTCCATGACCTACAGGAGGAGTGTGTGTTACAAGAATATCTGTGTCTGATGGTATCATTTCCCACTTTGAAAGGCATGCTTCTCCACGAGGTACATTAAATGCCCACTTACAAAATTCTGGTTGCCTAAAGtatagaaaaaatttattaggaaactatgatatataaaatgtctttataatacagaaataaatacTTACCATGGGGtaccatatatttttattccatgTATTATAGTTTCTGAATCTTCTAAATAAGTGCAATTTGTCAAATATTCTTTAACGTTCGCAGTCTGTATTGCTTCTGCAAGAGTATCCTTAGACATTCCTAATGTAGGTATATTGTCAAGAATACTGGTCCCTGTATGTTTTTGACGATTTCCACTGGTTTGTAATGAAAAGGGATGAGTAAATGTGGGATCAAAGCTAAGTTCGTGATTACCAGCtataacaattttacttttatgtgGCAAATTACCTGCAACAAAATGATTATTAtcaactaatattattaagcTAAAAAAATGAGCTTTTCTGTTTGACATTACCAATccaattattaaattctatgACTTCTTGTAAACTACCACATTTTGTAAAATCTCCAGCATGTATAAACACATCTCCCATGGGTATATCGAATTTTATGAATGGTGTTAATGAATGAGTATCACTCATACAAACAACACGGAgctaaaatataatgaaataccacaataaattgttttttttacCCTTAGTATTATAATACCATACGAGTTTTGTGTATTGGCTATTATAGGTTAGATTCAACGgatgtttctaataaaaatgatgaCAAGTAATTTGAACTTTTTACTTTATCATTTGCTGCTTCAGTTGTTGGAAGTttggtatttattttaatcactTTTTGCTGCTGTGACAGTTCACGCCAAGCTGCTGTAGGATTGTTTGTTAATGGATGAATATCTATCTTCATGCTGGAGAGATTGCAATAGTCGCTTgtcaatttcaattattattatagcaaaaaaaatgaaattaacataCATAATACACTAATTAACGCACAGCTACTTTTCTACATACATTAGCTTAAGTTCATGTTGTACCtttcacataaaaatattaattacttggTCGACAAAGACGATTCAACATCGACTGGTAGATTTATTTCCCTTCCTTATGAGAATTTAAACGATTATAGTTTGTTATTTTGTtcataaataatgttatattttttacaacttattattcgtaaattaattaaataaacacttattaaattattaagtaATTTAAATCCAGTTTAATGCAATTCTTAAATCTtccgaaaatatttaaatgtcgAAGAAGTGACCAAAATTTTCGCGCCTTCtcgtgtatataaaattagtatTTAAATAGTTTCATCAATATTAAGATTTcatgttataaaataagtctaatgtataaaaagaagattataACTGCGAAACATACttaatctataaatatatgtttatcaaaagaaaaagattataacaaatattaaatattaaaaagattataaCCAATCAGTTATTTACTTCCAAAGCTTTATACTAGAttcacgatatatatatatatactttagcTTTACGTATAATATACAGTAATAAAGTATGTAATTAGtaagttataatatatttataaacatagtCTTATTTGTTCAAATACTAATTATCTTaggtatttatttcataagtAATGATAGTTGGTAGACGTTGATATGCTTTGGTCTGCAAGGACCATGATTTGCAGTATTTGTTGGAagttctaataaaaatctcGGTTAAAGTAAGTGTCTTATGTACAAACTTTGTGAATTTTCAATACCTGCAAAAATAAGAATACCgataaaagtttgaaattaaagaacttcttaaaattaaaagtaaaaacaaagaaacgtcAAAATGTTTTCACGAACGGTAAGTACTGTATAAGacatgaaattttatacaaaagttaaataataggtgatatagatatgtataaCTTTCATTATTGTGCAAACGTTATTGTTTTTTGAGCTGTTAaagatattaatgatatatcATATGTCCTGTTAGATAATGAAAAGTGTAACGTATCAAAAGGTGAAGAGAACATTTTCATCATCTGATTATGCTATAGGATATAACTTTGGTTAGTACAACAAACAGAATATGACAATAACATagttatatttgtaaaactaaaaatatcttttattatatatttttataatacccACTTTAGAACTAAATGATATGCAAAGAGAAATGCAAGAATTGGCTCGCAAatttacaaaagaagaaatcatTCCAGCAGCTGCTGAATATGATAGAAGTGGAAAATATCCATGGGATATTGTGAAAAAAGCATGGAGTTTgggtttattaaataaacatattCCTGAACATTGTGGTATTGTTACAgacttatataatttaaaaaatacaaaattttcagagataaattatatatatatgaactATTATTATAGGAGGAATGAATGTTGGTACTTTTGAAGGTTGTTTAGTTGGAGAGGAATTTGCTTATGGCTGTACAGGAATATCAACCGCATTAGAAGGATCAGGATTAGGTGTAAGTTCATTTTGCAATGTttctatttacataaaataatggcatttaaaattttttacagcAAGCTCCTGTAATTGCATTTGGAACAAAAGAAcaacataaaaaatatcttggaAGACTTATCGAAGAACCACTTGTTGCTGTAAgataatcaaatttattaattcctaataatttaatacatttacaatataaaaattataggcATATTGTGTTACCGAACCTGGAGCTGGATCAGATGTTGCAGGTATCAAAACAAAGGctgaaaagaaaggaaatgaGTGGATCATTAATGGAACAAAAATGTGGATAACAAATGGAGGTGTTGCTAATTGGTATATTGAATTTATCAGTAATTTATTTGTCACTAAATTATGTCTATATtcactatataaaataatcacTTTTATAGGTATTTTCTATTAGCAAGGACAAATCCTGATCCAAAAGTTCCAGCTGGTAAAGCTTTCACAGCTTTTATCGTAGAACGCGAGTATGAAGGTGTAATACCCGGTCGAAAAGTAAAGTTTgttcttaataaattatttttcattgcatatttttagaatttcaaaataaatctaTTTCGTGTTAAAACAGGAATTAAACATGGGTCAAAGAGCTTCCGATACTCGAATGATAACATTCGAAGACGTCCGTGTTCCACAAGAAAATGTTTTGGGCAAAGAAGGCGAAGGATTTAAGATTGCTATGAAAACTTTTGATAAAACTAGACCAATGGTACAACAATGAAAATACTCGTTAAAGATAACCAATTATAAACTGTAATATTCAAATGTTGTTTCTTATTCCCTTCATAGGTTGCAGCCTCATCTGTCGGTCTAGCTCAAAGAGCTCTTGACGAAGCTGTAAAATACGCAACACAACgtaaaacttttaataaagTCATAGGAGAACATCAAGCTGTAGCATTCATGCTCGCAGATATGTCGATCGGTGTTGAGACTGCTAGACTTGCATGGATGAAGGCAGCTTGGGCTGCCGATCGTAGTCTTCCAACAGCTACAAATCTTGCTAGCATTGCAAAGTGTTATGGTGGTGATGTAGCCAACAAATGTGCAACAGATGCTGTtcaagtatattattattatacaatatatttatcttctttaaaaagtaaaagtaattatttcgTATTCGAAATTATTTACAGATTTTCGGTGGTGCTGGATTCAACACCGAATATCCGGTAGAAAAATTGATGCGAGAtgcaaaaatttatcaaatttacgAAGGTACTGCGCAAATCCAGAGACTTATAATCTCGCGTTATCTACTTTCTGAGGCTACTcagaaaaatacataatttttctaacaagAATTTTgtgcaattataaaaaatgttaattcttaaaaactattatattatatatatatatatttttataaaatttgtaataacattttgtatgtttgtatattaatttgtttGTTATAATTAGTTTGTATATTAGTTTGTtataacattttgtatattaattaaacgttaaaattttgcaccctgttaattttttataaatactttgaaaaatatttaaaagtattatattatatatatatttttttataaaatttataataacattttgtatGTTTGTTATAACATTTCGTATATTGACTAAACGTTAAAATCTTGCAccttgttaattttttataaatactttgagatatgcattttattatagaaaaacatAAAGGAGAAGAAACGTGACAATTTTGCATTTCATATTTCGCGCTGATCGGTGTTAGATAGCGCTGCAAACGTTGTTCGAAAGCGTTAGTCAAGTGTATTGTACAATGAAAAGGGATTACATCGCATTATGTCCGTCAGGTCATAGTTTTTACACGGTTATATTTGGTGAAGTCGTGCGTGGCGAGTTATGCAACATTTGGTGTAAAAGCGCCCCATAATAAGACGTCCAGATATTGTGACATCTGACCTACTTAGACGGTATCGTCATATTTAAGGCAGTGGTAAATTGACAACATTTATAACGTGAAAAACGTATCTGACAGCCTTTCAATTTGCAGATTCTAACTGCCTGCAAACACGGGGGAACTAGGGAATCTTTCGGAAATTGCGTCTTTCCGTGATACATTATTGGAACACAGTGCCGTGACTAGCAAATTCTGGTACCCACTAAAACCTCGCTCGATACGTTCCTTCTCTCAAAATACTTTCCCTTTTGTTATTGTTCGATGTGGTACAATTGAAAGTAAACAGTTGGAAGATTATTCCAATGTTCGAGGCTTCATACATTAAATTTCGCCGAGCTCTTTCTACATCATGTAGCGTGTACGAGATCGGTATAGTTAATATTTTCCCTTTCGTTATCCACTGCCGTGCCTATGAATGGTAAAATTGGGCGCAAATTAAATGGTTAGCTTATTCTTGCAAGACAGATGTACCATACCATAGTAAAAATCaacattcttcgattttattttaaaccgAACAATCGATTCTTTTATCTacgattattcaaatttataactttttaacgACTAATTAACtagtatcttttaattttgttcaaaATTACAATTGCACACTCGTCGAAGCATTTAATTCGATAAAGCGGAATAATAGCATTGAAGAATAACAttcgtaattcaataaagcgatataacatttttaaaaattaatgagtCAAAAATTAA
It includes:
- the Prps gene encoding phosphoribosyl pyrophosphate synthetase isoform X4 — encoded protein: MINENKYSWAHRMDLSEQHKRKRICQCSQKFKGNVMPVSQPVRAKSLLRANLENSRGRLLQSRMPNIKVFSGTSHPDLAQRIVDRLGIDIGKVVTKKFSNLETCVEIGESVRGEDVYIVQSGSGEVNDNLMELLIMINACKIASASRVTAVIPCFPYARQDKKDKSRAPISAKLVANMLSVAGADHIITMDLHASQIQGFFDIPVDNLFAEPAVLKWIKENIIEWRNSIIVSPDAGGAKRVTSIADRLNVEFALIHKERKKANEVASMVLVGDVKDRVAILVDDMADTCGTICHAAEKLLEAGATKVYAILTHGIFSGPAISRINNACFEAVVVTNTIPQDGHMQDCPKIQCIDVSMMFAEAVRRTHNGESVSYLFSNVPY
- the Prps gene encoding phosphoribosyl pyrophosphate synthetase isoform X2 — translated: MINENKYSWAHRMDLSEQHKRKRICQCSQKFKGNVMPVSQPVRAKSLLRANLENSRGRLLQSRMPNIKVFSGTSHPDLAQRIVDRLGIDIGKVVTKKFSNLETCVEIGESVRGEDVYIVQSGSGEVNDNLMELLIMINACKIASASRVTAVIPCFPYARQDKKDKGGDGRDNRNSKKQIIMKSNEWKFRSRAPISAKLVANMLSVAGADHIITMDLHASQIQGFFDIPVDNLFAEPAVLKWIKENIIEWRNSIIVSPDAGGAKRVTSIADRLNVEFALIHKERKKANEVASMVLVGDVKDRVAILVDDMADTCGTICHAAEKLLEAGATKVYAILTHGIFSGPAISRINNACFEAVVVTNTIPQDGHMQDCPKIQCIDVSMMFAEAVRRTHNGESVSYLFSNVPY
- the LOC139997237 gene encoding metallophosphoesterase domain-containing protein 1 isoform X2, whose product is MKIDIHPLTNNPTAAWRELSQQQKVIKINTKLPTTEAANDKLRVVCMSDTHSLTPFIKFDIPMGDVFIHAGDFTKCGSLQEVIEFNNWIGNLPHKSKIVIAGNHELSFDPTFTHPFSLQTSGNRQKHTGTSILDNIPTLGMSKDTLAEAIQTANVKEYLTNCTYLEDSETIIHGIKIYGTPWQPEFCKWAFNVPRGEACLSKWEMIPSDTDILVTHTPPVGHGDLCCSGVRAGCVELLSTVQNRVKPKVWHLI
- the Mcad gene encoding medium-chain acyl-CoA dehydrogenase, whose translation is MFSRTIMKSVTYQKVKRTFSSSDYAIGYNFELNDMQREMQELARKFTKEEIIPAAAEYDRSGKYPWDIVKKAWSLGLLNKHIPEHCGGMNVGTFEGCLVGEEFAYGCTGISTALEGSGLGQAPVIAFGTKEQHKKYLGRLIEEPLVAAYCVTEPGAGSDVAGIKTKAEKKGNEWIINGTKMWITNGGVANWYFLLARTNPDPKVPAGKAFTAFIVEREYEGVIPGRKELNMGQRASDTRMITFEDVRVPQENVLGKEGEGFKIAMKTFDKTRPMVAASSVGLAQRALDEAVKYATQRKTFNKVIGEHQAVAFMLADMSIGVETARLAWMKAAWAADRSLPTATNLASIAKCYGGDVANKCATDAVQIFGGAGFNTEYPVEKLMRDAKIYQIYEGTAQIQRLIISRYLLSEATQKNT
- the Prps gene encoding phosphoribosyl pyrophosphate synthetase isoform X1, whose amino-acid sequence is MINENKYSWAHRMDLSEQHKRKRICQCSQKFKGNVMPVSQPVRAKSLLRANLENSRGRLLQSRMPNIKVFSGTSHPDLAQRIVDRLGIDIGKVVTKKFSNLETCVEIGESVRGEDVYIVQSGSGEVNDNLMELLIMINACKIASASRVTAVIPCFPYARQDKKDKGGDGRDNRNSKKQIIMKSNEWKFRDFVPDLSTSRAPISAKLVANMLSVAGADHIITMDLHASQIQGFFDIPVDNLFAEPAVLKWIKENIIEWRNSIIVSPDAGGAKRVTSIADRLNVEFALIHKERKKANEVASMVLVGDVKDRVAILVDDMADTCGTICHAAEKLLEAGATKVYAILTHGIFSGPAISRINNACFEAVVVTNTIPQDGHMQDCPKIQCIDVSMMFAEAVRRTHNGESVSYLFSNVPY
- the LOC139997237 gene encoding metallophosphoesterase domain-containing protein 1 isoform X1; protein product: MKIDIHPLTNNPTAAWRELSQQQKVIKINTKLPTTEAANDKLRVVCMSDTHSLTPFIKFDIPMGDVFIHAGDFTKCGSLQEVIEFNNWIGNLPHKSKIVIAGNHELSFDPTFTHPFSLQTSGNRQKHTGTSILDNIPTLGMSKDTLAEAIQTANVKEYLTNCTYLEDSETIIHGIKIYGTPWQPEFCKWAFNVPRGEACLSKWEMIPSDTDILVTHTPPVGHGDLCCSGVRAGCVELLSTVQNRVKPKYHVFGHIHEGYGISSDGKIIYVNASTCDLNYLPSNPPVVFDITLPPEHCKS
- the LOC139997237 gene encoding metallophosphoesterase domain-containing protein 1 isoform X3 yields the protein MSDTHSLTPFIKFDIPMGDVFIHAGDFTKCGSLQEVIEFNNWIGNLPHKSKIVIAGNHELSFDPTFTHPFSLQTSGNRQKHTGTSILDNIPTLGMSKDTLAEAIQTANVKEYLTNCTYLEDSETIIHGIKIYGTPWQPEFCKWAFNVPRGEACLSKWEMIPSDTDILVTHTPPVGHGDLCCSGVRAGCVELLSTVQNRVKPKYHVFGHIHEGYGISSDGKIIYVNASTCDLNYLPSNPPVVFDITLPPEHCKS
- the Prps gene encoding phosphoribosyl pyrophosphate synthetase isoform X3, with amino-acid sequence MINENKYSWAHRMDLSEQHKRKRICQCSQKFKGNVMPVSQPVRAKSLLRANLENSRGRLLQSRMPNIKVFSGTSHPDLAQRIVDRLGIDIGKVVTKKFSNLETCVEIGESVRGEDVYIVQSGSGEVNDNLMELLIMINACKIASASRVTAVIPCFPYARQDKKDKDFVPDLSTSRAPISAKLVANMLSVAGADHIITMDLHASQIQGFFDIPVDNLFAEPAVLKWIKENIIEWRNSIIVSPDAGGAKRVTSIADRLNVEFALIHKERKKANEVASMVLVGDVKDRVAILVDDMADTCGTICHAAEKLLEAGATKVYAILTHGIFSGPAISRINNACFEAVVVTNTIPQDGHMQDCPKIQCIDVSMMFAEAVRRTHNGESVSYLFSNVPY